ATCCCAACGGTAATGTGGCCCATGTATGGTGTGGAAATTAATGATAAGTACGCTTACTTTCTCTCTCAACACACCAGTATCTTTCTGGGTGGTATCGCAGCAATAAGCTGGTTGCTTAGAGACATTGAACCCGGCGTATCAGCTAAAAAACTCATCCAAGGTTTAGTGGTTACGAATATGCTTGGCGCCATCATCACTCTGTATGCCGCGTTTACCGGCATTTTTGTTGGTTTTGGTTGGAGTGACCCTGCGTTCTTCCTATCGCTATCGGTGCTCAGCGTGTTGCAGGTTCGTCGACAAGGCTAGTTCATAAAAAACCAAACCAATAAAAAAGGAACAGATGCACTCATCATCTGTTCCTTTTTCTCAATCAACTGTCGTTAACCTAGCGCGCTCAGCTTATTTACTGTGCTCAACGTAAATCAATTCATCAGTATTGAAGCCACGCTCTTTAGACATCGCTTTGAACTTCTCCATCACTTCTGGTGCAACCTCTGGTGTTCTTGAAAGTAACCACAAGTAGTCGGTATCTGGGCCCGAAACAAACGCGTATTGGTAATTCTCTTTGTCCAACTCAAACACCACATAAGCTCCGTAGAAGGGGCCAAAGAACGACACTTTTAGATAACCCTGATCGCTGCCTTCGACAAAGTACGCCTTACCTTCCGCTTCGTTCCATTCGCCATCTTCAGCCGAATAGCCGCGGTTAATCACCTTAACGCCACCATCATCACGCAAGCTATATTCGGCACTGATGTTATCTAAGCCACGCTCAAACGAGTGGTCTAAACGAGCAACTTCGTACCATTTGCCCAAGTATCTATCCAATTCAAACTGTTGAACGGGCTTTACTGTTTCAGGCATGCCCACGCAACCACCCAATAGAATCACACTAAGCAGCAATAATATTTTTTTCATCCTAACCTCGGCTTGTTTTTATTAGTAATGCGAGTAAGCCTTGTGAAAACATAAACTTACATCCTTGGTAATACGTTAGAGCCTTTTTTATAGTTCATATAACAGTAAATTATTCAGAAGCTTATGGGAATAGTTTAGTCTGCGAATGAATCAATGGTGTTTCATTGATGTTCAGTAAAGTGGGAGTCATCGTCTCGACAAGACACAAATTAGCGCATCAAAGTTTGACACAAAGCCGTTTACTTGCAGCTGTTAACTGATTCACTAAAAAGTATCAGGGGAAATATAAGATTAAGCTTGCTCAGCGAGCTTGGTATTTCCCTTTATTTTTACAACATAAGTCGTCGCGAAAATCAGTAGAGAAAATAGCCCACATAAGTAGATGGGATACTGAGGGTTCAAGGTTGAAGTAAACGCTAGCATTGAAGCAACCCCGTAACCTAGAGTATGAGACATGGCGATATACCCTGCGGCTGCGCCCGGAGCCTCACTTTGCTTTTCGGTGGCGAATAACGTGTAAGCAGGAACAAGCAGCGCTGCGCCAATCGCCGTCACTACCATCGCCACAGCAAACGCCCACATACTGGGAATCAAGAACATTCCAAAGCCGACAAGCAAACCCAATGCCCCCCAACGGTACATAACAAACGGTGTCAGCTTTTCTTTTTTGATCACCAAGAGTTGAGTAGCAAAAGTACAGGCAGCACTGATAGTCAAAAGAATCCCGATCGTGTCACTTATTTGATCGGTAGGCCAACGGGTGATCGAATAGATAAGTGGAGAAAAACTGTATTGCAACAACGCGACTGCGGCACACAACAACAACCCGCAAGATAAAAAAGGCAGTAATGTTTTATTCGGTAACCAAGGTGCTTGCCCTATTCCTTCAGCCTTCCGAGTTTCTTCTTTAGGGGTTGGTAACAACATCGTGACAAGTAAAGCAACACACGGCAAAAAGATCATCACGATCAGGGGAGCAAAAGGCGATAACTTTAACGCTAAAATGGAGACCAAAGGCCCAATTAATCGACCAACACTTAGGCCAAGACTCACTGATGTAATAGCCTGTAAACGGTTCTTCTCACCACACAATAATATCGCCCAATGCTGACTCGCAGGCACCATTCCAGACACCGTACAACCATAAATAATTCGCGCGACCACCAGCCCAATCAAACAAAACACGAATGCCTGCCCCTGTTTGCTAAACATGGCGAAAAAACACAACAAAGCAAAGCTGATAGCCATGCCTATCAGTGCTTGAATGACTACTTTTTTAGGGCCATATTTGTCGCTCTGCCTTCCCCAAAACGGCGCAGATGGCAGAAATAATATGCTTCCTATTGCGATAAGAATCGACCACGTAGGCAAGCTAAATGAAGACTGTTCCACAAGAAAAGGCAGGGAAACGAGTAAGCCGTTTTGCCCAATTCCCATAAGAGCCGAAGCAAGACCAATAGCCAATAGTTGAAATTTTTTATTTTGTATCACAGACATAAACTCGAAGGCGCTAGATAAGGTGGGTAGGTTCGTAGTGGGCACGAGCACATTACAATGATAAATAGATTGATTTAGCGAATAATTATCATTTTGATTTCACTGTGTTACATTAGCGGCTAGCAGCCCATAACTCAACTTCATATTGCATTATGTACACACTTACCAATGCCTCGTTCGAAATCGACGGTAAGAAAATCCTTTCGCCAACGACTTTGACCTTTGAACCAAAGAAGATCACCACCTTGCTTGGTCATAATGGATGTGGAAAATCGACACTCATTAAACTGTTAAGTCGACAAAACGCGCCAACAGAAGGTGACGTTTTCTTCAATGAGCAACCACTCACCTCATACAGTAACCTTGAATTTGCACACCAAGTCGCCTACTTGCCGCAGAACCCACCGATTACTGATGGCGTGACCGTTCGTGAACTGGTTTGCTTTGGCCGTTATCCATGGAAAGGCGCATTTGGACGTTACAGCAAAGATGATTATGCCATCGTAGACGAAGCGATTGAGAAAGTTGGCCTTAACGCCTTTTCTGACCGATTTGTCGCAACACTTTCCGGCGGAGAAAGACAAAGAGCTTGGGTCGCCATGCTGCTTGCTCAGCAAAGCCAATGTATTTTGCTTGATGAACCAACCTCAGCACTCGATGTCGCGCACCAGCATGAATTGCTCGCTTTAATCAGAGAGCTTAATCAGTCACTCGGCTTAACCGTGATCATGGTGCTTCATGATGTGAACATGGCCGCCAAATTCAGTGATCATTTGATTGCGCTTCATTCTGGAAAAGTGATTGCTTCCGGTTCGCCTAAAGATTTGATGACGCCAGAAACACTGATGCAAATCTACGGAATGGAGCTTGCGCTCTTTAAACACCCTGAGACAGGGCAACCTATCAGCTACATCCCTTAAATCAAAAGGAACCTGTTGTGAAAAAGTTCATCACCATGCTGTTCACAGTATTAGCTTTCAACGCCCTTGCTCTAGAGAGCGTTCACGCACTAGAAATCAAACATGAAATGGGCAGTGTCTCTTTCGATGCTACACCTAAAAAAGTGGTGGCTTTAGATTGGGCACTCACCGAAACCGTATTAAGCCTAGGCGTTGAGTTGCAAGGTGTGGCAGACGCACAAGGTTATCAGCAATGGGTGGTAAAACCTGCGTTAAATGCAGACGTGACAGATGTGGGATCTCGAAGAGAACCAAACCTAGAGCTACTAACAGAACTCAAACCTGACGTCATTTTAATCAGTGAGCATATGGCGGCGGCCTACCACCAGCTCAATAAAATCGCACCTGTCTTGGTTTACAGTGTCTACAGCAAAAAGAAACAACCTCTTGAATCCGCAACTTCGGTTACCCTCTCTTTAGGCAAGCTATTTAACAAAGCACAACGCGCCCAACAAGTGATTGATGAGACAAACAAGAGACTAAGCGATAACGGTGAAAAAATACGTGCCGCAGGCAACTCAGACAAACCACTGATTTTTGCACGCTTTATCAACGACAAAACCTTACGCATTCATAGCCAAGGTTCATTAGCGCAAGCCACCATAAGCAGCATGGGTCTTAAAAACGACTGGCAAGAGCAGACAAACCTCTGGGGTTTTACCACTACAGGTACTGAAAGGCTCGCTGAACACCAACAGACGAATGTGATGATCTTTGGCCCGCTAACGGAAGAAGAGCATAAGAAACTGACTCAATCCCCTCTTTGGCAAGCGATGGCGTTTACGCGTACAGACTCCGTTTACGAACTTCCTACCATCTGGACCTTCGGTGGGCTAATCGCCGCTCAAAGGTTTAGTGACCACATTACCGAACTGCTTATCCAAAAATAATGGCTACCGTAAAGATCGAAAAAACCGTCACCGGGCGATTCAATATCAAGGCAGCGGCACTACCTGTCGCTGCTGTTTTGTTGATCAGCTCGCTACTGCAAATTACCGCTCCTTACTCGCAAGGGTTTGGCTTGATTTGGGGTACGCTGTTTCACTTTGATTCTTCAAATTATCAGCATCTGATTACTCACCTCACCTATTTACCTAGGCTTACCGTCGCTCTCATTTGTGGTTTTGCACTGGCAGTCGCTGGGTGTGTGATGCAATTTGTACTGCGTAACCCCATTGCCTCACCTACAACATTGGGTGTTGCTGCGGGCGCAGAACTCGGCATGGTATTAGGGATCCTTTTAATTCCTGCGAACCTAGCTATCCCAGGGTTTATTCCCGCTTTCATCGGGGGCTGCCTTGCAACAGGCTTAGTTTTTACTTTAAGTTCTGCACGAGGCTTTTCACCATTACACATGGTGTTAGCCGGTATGGTGGTCAGCCTATTTTTAGGCTCACTCAACACCATGTTGCTCATGCTGCATGAACAACGGCTTACCAGTATTTTTGTTTGGGGTGCAGGTGTACTGAATCAGAATGATTGGTCGAGCGTGCAGGTTCTCATACCTTTAGTCTCGATCCCGACGCTGTTATTACTGGTTTTACAGCGTCCATTATCAGCGCTGCAATTTGGCGATAATGTCGCCACTTCGCTTGGTGTAAACATCAAACAAATCAAATTGCTTTGCTTATCGTTGGCGATCTTTATTACTGCAGCCGTAGTCAGTGAAGTAGGCTTAATCGGATTCGTTGGCATTGTGGCTCCTGCTATCGCTAGGCTTATCGGCGTAAGAGCACTCGCGAAACAGATTCTGGTCAGCGGGTTGGTAGGCAGCTTCATTCTATTGATTGTGGATTTAGTGATTCAGCCCTTCTCTGGCTTCGGTGGCGAACTGCTCCCTACCGGCGCAATGACGGCGCTACTGGGTGCTCCTTTCTTATTGTGGTTACTGCAACGTACCAAGCTGCAGTCCGATCTCAAAAACCGCAGTGAAACCATTGAGCACTACAAATTCGTCAGTACGCGTAAAGTACTTGCCGCGATGTCAGTACTATTGATGGCAATGTGTGTTCTTGCCCTTACAGTAGGTAAAAACCAGTTCGGCTGGAATCTTGAACTCAACCCATCGCTATTCGATCTACGTCTACCGCGTGTATTAGTCGCGCTATTGGCAGGGATCGGGCTTGCGTTTGCAGGCACGATTATTCAACGCATCTCAAACAACCCAATGGCGAGCCCCGAAGTATTGGGGATCAGCTCAGGGGCTGCTCTGGCGTTAGTGCTCGGCACACTATTTGGCATAGCAGTCGGCCGAGAAGAGCAAATGCTGCTTGGTACACTCGGCGCAACTTCAGTGACTGCCGTGGTTTGGTTAATGGGAAGAAAACACAATTTCGCCCCAACGCAAACCTTGTTAACAGGCATCGCGCTAAGTGCAGGGCTCGACGCTCTACTGCGCATCACAATGAGCTCGGGTAATGAGAATGCAACCGCGCTCCTCACTTGGCTTTCAGGATCGACTTATTTAGTCGCGAATCAAGATGTCATTTTGCTCGCCGTTGGGGTTACCATCATCAGTGCAGTGGCGCTGTCGTTGAATCGCTGGATAGAGCTGATTAACTTAGACGACGTCACCACAAGCAGCCTAGGTATGAGCACAACCGCTGTTCGATTGGCTTTGCTTTTGCTTGTCGCGGCACTAACAACTCTGTGCACCATCGTCATTGGGCCATTAAGTTTCATTGGATTATTGGCGCCGCACATGGCACGTTCGCTTCACCAATATCGCGCGATTCCTCAAATGCTCACTGCAGCATTATTAGGCGCTATCATCATGGTTGCTGCCGACTGGGTTGGTCGTACGCTATGGTTTCCTTGGCAGTTCCCTGCAGGTCTATTAGCCTCTCTGATTGGTGGCGGCTACTTCCTCTATCTAATGAGAAAATAAGCACACACGAGAAGTCACTTTCTCCGCTTAAAGCCCCCGTTTGAAGCCTCTATTTGAAGTCGAGGCTTTAAGCGGGCTCTCTTCTTACCCACTCATCAACACACTTGCCAACAAAGCTATCACTAACCGATCAATTCCCTATGAACCGCTAAATTACCAACCAACCTATCCATTGCAACAGGTTGATTAACATTGTCTTTTGGTTACAAAAACACAATTTATGGTATTTAAGCCTTTTTGTGTTTACCATGGAATCAAGATTAAACACATACTCTGAGCGTCATGGACACAACGACAATTACAAAGCTCCAACAAAATTTGTTATTCAAGGTCATCGCGAGGCTAAAAGCCGACAACGCGAAAGCGGGAAGCAGCCTAAACGAATCATCTTTGGCGCAGCAATTCGAAGTATCAAGAAGCCCTATTCGAGCGGTGCTAAAACACTTGTCAGCGCAAGGCATCACTAAAGTCGTCCCTTATAAAGGGTCTGTATTACAAACCGATGCGGCAGATATCGAAATTTCAGGCCAAGACAACGACCAACAACCTCGCCAAGAACAATTATACCTGCGCGTACTCATGGATTTATTCTTTAGTGAGTTAGGTCAGTCGTTTTCCGAGAAAGACCTGCAACAACGTTATGATGCCAACCGTGGTGAGATGCAAAGCGTACTGCGCCTATTAGAAAACGATGGTATTTTTCGTCGCAGTCCAGGATACAAATGGCAGCTTGATGGTGTGTTGAACACCCTAGAAAGACACACCGAAAGTTATCGCTGTCGACTCATTTTCGAGCCTGCTGGCCTACTCGAACCAACATGGACACTTGATAACAGTGCAATTGAAAGCTGCCGAGATCGCCATGCTCAAGCGATTCAGACCCCAGAATCTGTCAACGCCAGTCAACTCTTTAGCCTCAGTGCTGAGTTTCACGAGCAACTTGCCGCATGTTCAGGAAATCGCTTCTTATTGAGCACCATGCAACAACATAATCGCCTACGTAAAGCGACAGATCTCGTCTCGATGCACATTCAATCTTCGGTCACTAAATCGTGCCAGCGTCGCCTAGAGATCATCGAATTGGTGCTAGAAGGTGACAACCAAACGGCCTCGACAAAATTAGCTCAGCTACTGGAAAATGACATTCGAGTCATGAAACGCACCTACAACGACGTAATGACGGTCTCTATGGAGCAGCGAGAAAGTTTAATCAACAGCATCATTGCAAAAAACAGTTAACTACGTGAGCAGTCAAATCATGGCTGCCCTTATCGTGTCCTTCTACCATCGAAAATGGCATTCTTACTTCATGAACACACGAGGCCTGTTTAACTTTCGTTGTTAAATTTTGTTCAAAAGATCAACAGGCCCTAATACCTGCACTTTCACACCTTCTGAATTATACGTATCACACCCGCAAAACACTTGCGGAACAAGGCACTGGCTCTGTTCCGCCCGAGTGACTAACCCCCCCGGCAAACAAGTGTTTCCAAATCTATAAAATAAAATTGCATTTTCATATTGTATTTTCGCAACAAAAACACAATAATAATGATTCTTATTTAGAATTAATAAACTTAACGATAATACTTCGTACTTTAACTATTGAAGTAGTAACCGCTTAGGTGGCGTGAATGCGAACGTATACAAGCTTGAAAGATATCGAGATGAGTATGTTTGGGGCCATAAGTAAGTGACCACTGTTAACCTCTTTTCTAATTTAGGAGGCTTCATTTATTACTAACCAGTAAAGATGAACGCTTGTTTACTTATAAAAAACAAAGTCATCGCACAAATATGAGTCTTTGTGCAGCCTTTTATTGATCAAGATTGAGAACAAAATGAAAACCGAAAAAGGAAGTTTCAAGCTTTCCACCGTTACGCTAGCGATTGTCGCAGCAAGCACAGTGTTTACAGCCCAAGCACAAGAATACACAACCGAAGAGAACATGGTGGTTGTCGCTAGCCGAACACCAAAAGCGATCAGCGATATTCCGGGAACAGTTTGGTACATCGACGCAGATAAAATCGAACAAGAATATCGTGGTGGTAAATCATTAGGTGAAATTCTATCGGCGAGTATTCCCTCTTTAGATGTAAGCAGC
Above is a window of Vibrio atlanticus DNA encoding:
- a CDS encoding MFS transporter, which translates into the protein MSVIQNKKFQLLAIGLASALMGIGQNGLLVSLPFLVEQSSFSLPTWSILIAIGSILFLPSAPFWGRQSDKYGPKKVVIQALIGMAISFALLCFFAMFSKQGQAFVFCLIGLVVARIIYGCTVSGMVPASQHWAILLCGEKNRLQAITSVSLGLSVGRLIGPLVSILALKLSPFAPLIVMIFLPCVALLVTMLLPTPKEETRKAEGIGQAPWLPNKTLLPFLSCGLLLCAAVALLQYSFSPLIYSITRWPTDQISDTIGILLTISAACTFATQLLVIKKEKLTPFVMYRWGALGLLVGFGMFLIPSMWAFAVAMVVTAIGAALLVPAYTLFATEKQSEAPGAAAGYIAMSHTLGYGVASMLAFTSTLNPQYPIYLCGLFSLLIFATTYVVKIKGNTKLAEQA
- a CDS encoding ABC transporter ATP-binding protein, which encodes MYTLTNASFEIDGKKILSPTTLTFEPKKITTLLGHNGCGKSTLIKLLSRQNAPTEGDVFFNEQPLTSYSNLEFAHQVAYLPQNPPITDGVTVRELVCFGRYPWKGAFGRYSKDDYAIVDEAIEKVGLNAFSDRFVATLSGGERQRAWVAMLLAQQSQCILLDEPTSALDVAHQHELLALIRELNQSLGLTVIMVLHDVNMAAKFSDHLIALHSGKVIASGSPKDLMTPETLMQIYGMELALFKHPETGQPISYIP
- a CDS encoding iron-siderophore ABC transporter substrate-binding protein, whose amino-acid sequence is MKKFITMLFTVLAFNALALESVHALEIKHEMGSVSFDATPKKVVALDWALTETVLSLGVELQGVADAQGYQQWVVKPALNADVTDVGSRREPNLELLTELKPDVILISEHMAAAYHQLNKIAPVLVYSVYSKKKQPLESATSVTLSLGKLFNKAQRAQQVIDETNKRLSDNGEKIRAAGNSDKPLIFARFINDKTLRIHSQGSLAQATISSMGLKNDWQEQTNLWGFTTTGTERLAEHQQTNVMIFGPLTEEEHKKLTQSPLWQAMAFTRTDSVYELPTIWTFGGLIAAQRFSDHITELLIQK
- the fhuB gene encoding Fe(3+)-hydroxamate ABC transporter permease FhuB: MATVKIEKTVTGRFNIKAAALPVAAVLLISSLLQITAPYSQGFGLIWGTLFHFDSSNYQHLITHLTYLPRLTVALICGFALAVAGCVMQFVLRNPIASPTTLGVAAGAELGMVLGILLIPANLAIPGFIPAFIGGCLATGLVFTLSSARGFSPLHMVLAGMVVSLFLGSLNTMLLMLHEQRLTSIFVWGAGVLNQNDWSSVQVLIPLVSIPTLLLLVLQRPLSALQFGDNVATSLGVNIKQIKLLCLSLAIFITAAVVSEVGLIGFVGIVAPAIARLIGVRALAKQILVSGLVGSFILLIVDLVIQPFSGFGGELLPTGAMTALLGAPFLLWLLQRTKLQSDLKNRSETIEHYKFVSTRKVLAAMSVLLMAMCVLALTVGKNQFGWNLELNPSLFDLRLPRVLVALLAGIGLAFAGTIIQRISNNPMASPEVLGISSGAALALVLGTLFGIAVGREEQMLLGTLGATSVTAVVWLMGRKHNFAPTQTLLTGIALSAGLDALLRITMSSGNENATALLTWLSGSTYLVANQDVILLAVGVTIISAVALSLNRWIELINLDDVTTSSLGMSTTAVRLALLLLVAALTTLCTIVIGPLSFIGLLAPHMARSLHQYRAIPQMLTAALLGAIIMVAADWVGRTLWFPWQFPAGLLASLIGGGYFLYLMRK
- a CDS encoding lipocalin family protein, producing the protein MKKILLLLSVILLGGCVGMPETVKPVQQFELDRYLGKWYEVARLDHSFERGLDNISAEYSLRDDGGVKVINRGYSAEDGEWNEAEGKAYFVEGSDQGYLKVSFFGPFYGAYVVFELDKENYQYAFVSGPDTDYLWLLSRTPEVAPEVMEKFKAMSKERGFNTDELIYVEHSK
- a CDS encoding GntR family transcriptional regulator — its product is MDTTTITKLQQNLLFKVIARLKADNAKAGSSLNESSLAQQFEVSRSPIRAVLKHLSAQGITKVVPYKGSVLQTDAADIEISGQDNDQQPRQEQLYLRVLMDLFFSELGQSFSEKDLQQRYDANRGEMQSVLRLLENDGIFRRSPGYKWQLDGVLNTLERHTESYRCRLIFEPAGLLEPTWTLDNSAIESCRDRHAQAIQTPESVNASQLFSLSAEFHEQLAACSGNRFLLSTMQQHNRLRKATDLVSMHIQSSVTKSCQRRLEIIELVLEGDNQTASTKLAQLLENDIRVMKRTYNDVMTVSMEQRESLINSIIAKNS